Proteins from one Dysgonomonas sp. HDW5A genomic window:
- a CDS encoding valine--tRNA ligase, whose product MEIASKYNPAEVEDKWYEYWMKNNLFHSEPDSREPFTVVIPPPNVTGVLHMGHMLNNSIQDILVRRARMMGKNACWVPGTDHASIATEAKVVGRLASQGISKKDLTRDEFLKHAWEWTDEHGGIILQQLRKLGASCDWERTCFTLDEKRSESVFKVFVDLYKKGLIYRGVRMVNWDPTAKTALSDEEVIHKEENSKLYYLKYKVEGEDGFAVVATTRPETIFGDVAVCINPNDEKTAHLKGKKVIVPIVNRVVPIIEDDYVDMEFGTGFLKVTPAHDVNDYMLGEKHNLEALDIFNDDGSLNAHGLQYEGMDRFDVRKKIEKDLLDAGLLEKAEAYTNKVGYSERTNVPIEPKLSMQWFLKIDGLAKPALDAVENDTIKFYPARYKNTYRHWMENIKDWCISRQLWWGHRIPAYYLPEGGYVIAETPELALIEAQKKNPNLKMEDLRQDEDCLDTWFSSWLWPISVFDGINQPDNKDIEYYYPTSDLVTGPDIIFFWVARMIMSGYEYRQKPCFQNVYFTGIVRDKQGRKMSKQLGNSPDPLELIAKYGADGVRMGLLLTAPAGNDIPFDEALCEQGRNFNSKIWNAFRLVKGWEVDSSIEQPESSAIAVKWFDNVLSKTITEIDDLFSKYRLSEALMLVYKLFWDEFSSWYLEMIKPAYQKPIDAKTYNETLNFFDSLLRMLHPYMPFITEELWQALSERKEGESIMVALMPTAKNVDTDLLNAFEKVKETISGIRTIRLQKNIPNKDSLELEIIGEHNDAYNPVIAKMGNITEIRAVNEKNPQAMSFLVGTTEFAVPMGNNIDVEAELAKLEADLVYQQGFLNSVMKKLGNEKFVANAKADVVDAERKKQADAESKIKTIKETIQSLKK is encoded by the coding sequence ATGGAAATTGCAAGTAAGTATAATCCTGCGGAAGTAGAGGATAAGTGGTATGAGTATTGGATGAAGAACAATCTTTTTCATTCAGAACCAGACAGTCGCGAGCCGTTTACTGTCGTCATTCCTCCTCCCAATGTCACAGGTGTCCTTCATATGGGGCATATGTTGAACAATTCGATTCAGGATATACTAGTCCGTCGTGCACGTATGATGGGCAAAAATGCTTGTTGGGTTCCGGGTACCGACCATGCATCTATTGCAACAGAGGCTAAGGTTGTAGGTCGACTGGCTTCACAGGGAATCAGTAAGAAAGATCTTACACGTGACGAGTTCTTGAAACATGCTTGGGAGTGGACTGATGAACATGGCGGAATTATTCTTCAGCAATTGCGTAAACTAGGAGCTTCGTGCGATTGGGAACGTACATGTTTTACATTAGACGAGAAACGTTCCGAAAGTGTATTCAAGGTATTTGTTGATCTTTATAAAAAAGGTCTTATCTATCGAGGTGTTCGTATGGTTAACTGGGATCCTACGGCCAAAACAGCTTTGTCTGACGAAGAAGTTATACACAAGGAAGAAAACAGTAAATTATATTATTTAAAATATAAAGTTGAAGGTGAAGATGGATTTGCAGTTGTAGCAACCACTCGCCCCGAAACTATCTTTGGTGACGTTGCTGTTTGTATCAATCCGAATGATGAGAAAACAGCACATCTGAAAGGTAAGAAAGTAATTGTACCTATTGTAAATCGTGTTGTGCCGATCATTGAAGATGATTATGTCGATATGGAATTTGGAACAGGTTTCCTTAAAGTGACTCCGGCCCATGATGTAAATGATTATATGTTGGGTGAAAAGCATAATCTGGAAGCTCTTGATATTTTCAATGACGATGGATCTCTCAATGCGCACGGGCTTCAATACGAAGGTATGGACAGATTCGATGTTCGTAAGAAAATCGAAAAAGATTTGTTGGATGCCGGACTGTTGGAAAAAGCCGAAGCCTATACCAATAAAGTAGGCTACTCGGAGCGTACCAATGTACCTATCGAGCCTAAACTGTCTATGCAGTGGTTCTTGAAGATTGATGGTCTAGCAAAACCCGCTTTGGATGCAGTTGAAAACGATACTATAAAATTCTATCCGGCACGATATAAGAACACATATCGCCATTGGATGGAAAATATCAAAGATTGGTGTATCAGCCGTCAACTTTGGTGGGGACATCGTATTCCTGCCTATTACTTGCCCGAAGGCGGTTATGTAATTGCAGAGACTCCCGAATTGGCCTTGATCGAAGCTCAAAAGAAGAATCCAAATCTGAAAATGGAAGACCTTCGTCAGGATGAAGATTGTCTTGATACTTGGTTTTCATCGTGGTTGTGGCCTATATCGGTATTTGATGGAATAAATCAACCGGATAATAAGGATATAGAATATTATTACCCTACAAGTGATTTGGTTACAGGTCCGGATATTATTTTCTTCTGGGTGGCTCGTATGATTATGTCAGGGTACGAATATCGTCAGAAACCATGTTTCCAGAATGTATATTTTACAGGTATTGTTCGTGATAAGCAAGGACGTAAAATGTCGAAGCAGTTGGGTAACTCACCCGATCCTCTTGAGCTGATTGCCAAATATGGTGCTGATGGGGTACGTATGGGATTATTGCTTACAGCACCTGCCGGAAACGATATTCCTTTTGATGAAGCTCTTTGCGAGCAAGGTCGCAACTTTAACAGTAAGATATGGAATGCTTTCCGCCTAGTAAAAGGGTGGGAGGTAGATAGCTCTATAGAACAACCCGAATCGTCAGCTATTGCAGTGAAATGGTTTGATAATGTATTGTCTAAAACAATTACCGAAATAGATGATTTATTCTCAAAATATCGTTTGTCAGAAGCATTGATGCTTGTTTACAAACTATTCTGGGATGAATTCTCTTCTTGGTATTTAGAGATGATTAAACCTGCTTACCAAAAGCCGATTGATGCTAAGACATATAACGAAACACTGAATTTCTTTGATTCATTATTAAGAATGTTACATCCTTATATGCCATTCATAACCGAAGAATTGTGGCAGGCTCTTTCTGAAAGAAAAGAAGGGGAAAGTATTATGGTTGCTCTTATGCCAACTGCTAAGAATGTCGATACCGATCTTTTGAATGCATTTGAAAAGGTAAAGGAAACTATTTCGGGTATCCGTACTATCCGATTACAAAAGAATATACCGAATAAAGATTCTTTAGAATTGGAGATTATCGGAGAGCATAATGATGCTTATAATCCTGTAATTGCTAAGATGGGTAATATTACAGAGATCAGAGCCGTAAATGAGAAAAATCCTCAAGCAATGTCATTTCTGGTTGGTACAACAGAATTTGCTGTGCCTATGGGTAATAATATTGATGTTGAGGCTGAGCTTGCTAAACTCGAGGCTGATTTGGTATATCAACAAGGTTTCTTAAATTCAGTTATGAAAAAGCTGGGGAATGAGAAGTTTGTAGCCAATGCAAAAGCTGATGTGGTAGATGCCGAACGCAAAAAGCAAGCAGATGCTGAAAGTAAAATCAAGACAATAAAAGA
- a CDS encoding TM2 domain-containing protein codes for MEYSEPKASIDQARVNLFLATNGKKFSPYQLNQIIAELPNLTDAQFQALLSQDFKDPTMMLIISLLGGLLGIDRFILNDTGLGVLKLLTCGGFYIWMIIDWFIIQDRTKEYNYNLLVQTVNRIK; via the coding sequence ATGGAATATTCAGAACCTAAAGCATCTATTGATCAAGCCAGAGTAAATTTGTTTTTAGCTACTAACGGCAAAAAATTCTCTCCTTATCAATTGAATCAGATTATAGCTGAGCTACCAAATCTTACTGATGCTCAGTTCCAGGCTTTGCTGTCTCAAGACTTTAAAGATCCTACAATGATGCTGATTATATCTCTTTTGGGAGGTCTCTTAGGCATCGACAGGTTTATACTTAACGATACAGGATTGGGAGTGCTCAAATTACTGACCTGCGGAGGTTTTTATATTTGGATGATTATAGACTGGTTTATCATTCAAGATAGAACTAAGGAATATAATTATAATCTATTAGTTCAAACTGTAAATAGAATCAAGTAA
- a CDS encoding DUF2752 domain-containing protein: MRFHSLVIKSRQYPFNTIIAILAIMGGYLALLFMDYNLHHEHITSCPFKLLTSIPCPGCGMGRATLALLSGNISESLYYNILCIPLSMVIALSLCWLFYDLIRGRETFFKTIRRPLKLKYKIPLFAVLLITWILNIAHKI, from the coding sequence TTGAGATTCCATTCTCTGGTAATAAAATCACGCCAATACCCTTTCAATACAATCATAGCGATCCTTGCTATTATGGGAGGATATTTGGCGTTATTGTTCATGGACTATAATCTGCATCATGAACATATAACATCGTGTCCCTTTAAGTTGCTGACAAGTATCCCCTGCCCCGGATGTGGTATGGGACGGGCAACTCTCGCATTATTATCGGGAAATATTTCAGAATCTCTTTATTATAACATTCTGTGTATTCCCCTCAGCATGGTAATTGCACTCTCTTTATGCTGGCTCTTTTATGATCTGATAAGAGGTCGGGAAACTTTCTTCAAAACAATACGACGCCCTTTAAAGTTAAAATATAAGATTCCTCTTTTTGCAGTCCTTCTCATTACTTGGATCTTAAATATTGCCCATAAAATATAA
- the dinB gene encoding DNA polymerase IV, producing the protein MDAFYASIEQRDNEEYQGKPLAVGYAGDRGVVAAASYEARKYGVRSAMPSKTALRKCPHLIFVPARFDVYKYVSNQIMDIFLEYTDLVEPLSLDEAFLDVTENHKNIPYATQIAKEIKKKIYETTSLNASAGVSYNKFLAKIASDYKKPNALFVIRPKDAEAFVESLPIERFYGVGKVTAQKMHQLGIKDGLELKSRSETELVANFGKAGHMYYMNARAIDDRKVEPNRERKSVGAENTFSNDIESLDELAIELDEIAQDVINRVERSGFLGRTITLKAKYADFRIITRSKTLIAAVTDYSTLYNTGFELMKDIDLSAKVRLLGLSIKNVDNVIWHDAIQLSLDFKDWDDLNQQKE; encoded by the coding sequence ATGGATGCCTTTTATGCTTCTATTGAGCAAAGAGACAATGAGGAATATCAAGGCAAGCCACTTGCTGTAGGGTATGCCGGTGACAGAGGTGTGGTTGCCGCTGCCAGCTACGAGGCAAGGAAGTATGGAGTACGATCTGCCATGCCTTCTAAAACAGCTTTGAGAAAGTGTCCTCACTTGATCTTCGTTCCCGCCCGCTTCGATGTCTACAAATATGTTTCGAATCAGATTATGGATATATTCTTGGAGTATACCGACCTGGTTGAGCCTCTGTCGCTGGATGAGGCTTTTCTGGATGTAACCGAGAACCATAAAAACATTCCTTATGCCACTCAAATAGCTAAAGAGATCAAAAAGAAGATCTATGAAACTACCTCTCTAAACGCCTCTGCTGGGGTTTCATATAATAAGTTTCTAGCCAAAATAGCATCCGACTACAAAAAGCCCAATGCATTATTTGTAATCAGACCCAAAGATGCCGAAGCTTTTGTTGAAAGCTTGCCCATCGAACGTTTCTACGGAGTAGGTAAAGTAACTGCTCAAAAGATGCATCAACTAGGGATAAAAGACGGCTTAGAATTAAAATCGAGAAGCGAAACCGAATTAGTTGCCAATTTTGGAAAAGCAGGTCACATGTACTATATGAATGCACGAGCTATCGATGACCGCAAAGTAGAACCAAACAGAGAACGAAAGTCGGTAGGAGCGGAAAACACGTTCAGTAACGACATCGAATCGCTGGATGAACTTGCCATAGAACTGGATGAAATAGCCCAAGATGTAATCAATAGAGTTGAGAGAAGCGGATTTCTCGGACGTACAATTACCCTAAAAGCCAAATATGCTGATTTCAGAATAATTACACGAAGTAAAACTCTAATAGCCGCAGTTACCGACTATAGCACATTATACAATACAGGATTTGAATTAATGAAAGATATAGATCTTTCAGCCAAAGTACGCTTATTGGGTTTAAGTATAAAAAATGTAGATAACGTCATTTGGCACGATGCAATACAATTGTCTTTAGATTTTAAGGATTGGGATGATCTTAACCAACAGAAAGAATAA
- a CDS encoding RNA polymerase sigma factor, translating to MDVLKDMTDEELVISYSIGNNLAFDELLLRHQKNVYNYIYFIIRNREMAEDVFQETFIKAITTIKQGRYTENGKFRAWIMRIAHNLVIDYFRQERSENTVSNDETEIDLLNNANLCDNTIEDRLIYSQILEDVKKLIHYLPPSQREVLEMRYYQELSFKEISEQTGISINTALGRMRYAILNIRKMAEEHGIILSVG from the coding sequence ATGGATGTATTAAAGGACATGACTGATGAAGAATTAGTTATTTCTTATTCGATTGGTAATAATCTAGCTTTTGATGAACTTCTTCTTCGTCATCAAAAGAATGTATATAATTACATATATTTTATAATAAGAAATAGAGAAATGGCGGAGGATGTTTTCCAGGAAACGTTCATTAAAGCTATTACAACTATAAAGCAAGGTCGATATACCGAAAATGGTAAGTTTAGAGCATGGATAATGCGTATTGCTCATAACCTGGTGATAGATTATTTCAGACAGGAAAGAAGCGAGAATACAGTTTCTAATGATGAAACTGAGATTGATTTACTGAATAATGCAAACCTATGCGATAATACGATTGAGGACAGGCTTATTTATAGTCAGATCTTGGAAGATGTGAAAAAGCTGATACATTACTTACCTCCGAGTCAGCGTGAAGTCCTCGAAATGAGATATTACCAAGAACTAAGCTTTAAAGAAATATCGGAACAAACCGGAATAAGTATCAACACAGCTTTGGGTAGAATGCGTTATGCCATATTGAATATTCGTAAAATGGCAGAAGAACACGGGATTATTCTTTCTGTTGGTTAA
- the pdxH gene encoding pyridoxamine 5'-phosphate oxidase, which translates to MIDISDLRRDFTLKTLDTQDVLPDPVQQFEIWFKESLEAEVLEPNAMNLATVGLDLKPSSRVVLLKQIRKGGFVFFTNYDSRKAKQIEENPNCALTFIWNELERQVRIEGRVEKILPEESDSYFERRPIGSKLGAWSSPQSSIIPSREYLEGLVADFEKRFADVDVKRPDNWGGYLVRPILVEFWQGRKSRLHDRIQYTNVNGDWEINRLAP; encoded by the coding sequence ATGATTGATATATCAGATTTACGAAGAGATTTTACACTGAAAACCTTAGACACTCAAGATGTTTTGCCGGACCCGGTTCAGCAGTTTGAGATTTGGTTTAAAGAAAGCCTGGAAGCCGAGGTGTTAGAGCCCAATGCAATGAATCTGGCAACAGTAGGACTCGATTTGAAACCATCGTCAAGAGTTGTATTGTTGAAACAAATTAGAAAAGGAGGCTTTGTGTTTTTTACAAACTACGATAGCCGAAAAGCTAAGCAAATAGAAGAGAATCCAAATTGTGCATTGACTTTCATCTGGAACGAACTGGAGCGTCAGGTGAGGATCGAAGGCCGAGTTGAGAAGATACTACCGGAGGAATCCGATTCTTACTTCGAAAGACGTCCTATTGGCAGTAAATTGGGTGCATGGTCTTCTCCACAAAGCTCGATTATTCCTAGCCGCGAATATTTAGAAGGGCTAGTAGCTGATTTTGAGAAGAGATTTGCAGATGTTGATGTAAAAAGACCTGATAACTGGGGAGGTTATTTGGTAAGGCCTATTCTTGTCGAATTCTGGCAAGGACGTAAAAGTCGATTACATGATAGAATTCAGTATACTAATGTTAATGGCGATTGGGAAATTAACAGATTAGCTCCTTAA
- the tsf gene encoding translation elongation factor Ts yields MAITMADIQNLRKRTGAGMMDCKSALTEAEGDIEKAIEVIRKKGQAFAAKRGDREASEGCVLAGTNNDFAAIVAVRCETDFVAINAEFVGMTTSILDVALANKPANLDALNALEIGGRKISDVVVDRMGITGEKMEIGAYETITAPTVVAYVHPGNKLATIVGFNKANVDAQVGKDVAMQIAAMNPVALKAEHVSEEIKQRELNLAKEKALEAGKPENLIDKIAEGALTKFYKEFTLLQQEFIKNPKQNIEQYLQSIDKELTVVEFKRITLNAE; encoded by the coding sequence ATGGCAATTACTATGGCTGATATCCAAAACCTTCGTAAAAGAACAGGTGCGGGTATGATGGATTGTAAAAGTGCATTGACAGAAGCAGAGGGTGATATCGAAAAAGCAATCGAAGTAATCCGTAAAAAAGGACAAGCTTTTGCTGCAAAACGTGGCGATCGTGAAGCTTCGGAAGGATGTGTACTTGCTGGTACAAACAATGATTTTGCTGCAATTGTTGCAGTAAGATGTGAGACTGACTTCGTTGCAATCAACGCTGAGTTTGTTGGTATGACTACTTCTATCTTAGATGTGGCATTAGCTAATAAACCTGCAAATTTGGATGCCTTAAATGCTCTTGAAATCGGAGGTCGTAAGATTTCTGATGTTGTTGTAGACCGTATGGGTATAACAGGAGAGAAAATGGAAATTGGTGCATACGAAACTATTACTGCTCCAACTGTAGTTGCTTATGTACACCCAGGAAACAAATTGGCAACAATTGTAGGTTTCAACAAGGCAAATGTAGATGCTCAAGTAGGAAAAGATGTTGCTATGCAAATTGCAGCAATGAATCCTGTAGCATTGAAAGCTGAGCATGTATCGGAAGAAATCAAACAAAGAGAATTGAATCTTGCAAAAGAAAAAGCTCTTGAAGCAGGTAAGCCTGAAAATCTTATTGATAAAATTGCTGAAGGTGCATTGACTAAATTCTACAAAGAGTTTACTCTTCTTCAACAAGAGTTCATTAAGAACCCAAAACAAAATATTGAACAATATCTTCAATCTATAGACAAAGAGTTGACAGTTGTTGAGTTCAAACGTATTACTTTGAATGCTGAGTAA
- the rpsB gene encoding 30S ribosomal protein S2, which produces MAKLEFDQLLEAGVHFGHLKRKWNPAMAPYIFMERNGIHIIDLYKSIAKADEAAAAMKQIARSGKKILFVATKKQAKEVVADLALSINMPYVIERWPGGMLTNFPTIRKAVKKMSTIDKMIKDGTFDTLSKREKLQVTRQRAKLEKNLGSIQDLTRLPAALFIVDVLKENIAVKEAQRLGIPVFAMVDTNSDPSDIDFVIPANDDASKSIEVILSHLCDSIKEGLEERKVEKADSTAAEAQEDGAKKDRKRTTAKKERTSKDDDDALKAAVTSKFVKDEE; this is translated from the coding sequence ATGGCAAAATTAGAATTTGACCAATTATTAGAAGCTGGTGTACACTTCGGACACTTAAAAAGAAAGTGGAATCCGGCGATGGCTCCTTATATTTTTATGGAGCGTAATGGCATTCACATTATCGACCTTTACAAATCGATAGCAAAAGCTGATGAAGCTGCTGCTGCGATGAAACAAATAGCAAGATCGGGTAAGAAAATTTTATTCGTTGCGACTAAAAAGCAAGCGAAAGAAGTTGTTGCTGATCTGGCACTTTCTATAAATATGCCTTACGTGATTGAGCGTTGGCCAGGAGGTATGTTGACCAACTTCCCAACTATCCGTAAAGCTGTGAAAAAAATGTCGACTATCGACAAAATGATTAAAGACGGTACATTCGATACTCTTTCTAAAAGAGAAAAACTTCAAGTAACTCGTCAACGTGCTAAACTTGAAAAGAATTTAGGTTCTATCCAAGATCTTACACGTTTACCGGCAGCTTTGTTTATCGTTGACGTATTGAAAGAAAATATTGCAGTTAAAGAAGCTCAACGCTTGGGTATTCCTGTATTTGCTATGGTAGATACAAACTCAGATCCTTCTGATATTGATTTTGTTATCCCTGCAAATGATGATGCTTCTAAATCTATTGAAGTAATTCTATCTCACCTTTGCGATTCTATCAAAGAAGGTTTGGAAGAAAGAAAAGTAGAAAAAGCAGACAGTACTGCAGCTGAAGCACAAGAAGACGGCGCTAAAAAAGACCGCAAAAGAACTACAGCTAAAAAAGAACGCACATCTAAAGATGATGATGATGCTTTGAAAGCTGCTGTTACAAGCAAATTCGTTAAAGACGAAGAATAA
- the rpsI gene encoding 30S ribosomal protein S9, with the protein MEVINAIGRRKAAVARVYLSEGTGKIVINKRELANYFPSTILQYVVNQPLNKLGVAEKYDIKINLNGGGYKGQAEAARLGIARALVKINADDKPALRAEGFMTRDPRVVERKKPGQPKARKKFQFSKR; encoded by the coding sequence ATGGAAGTAATAAATGCAATCGGAAGACGCAAAGCTGCAGTAGCACGCGTATACCTAAGCGAAGGAACTGGGAAAATTGTTATCAACAAAAGAGAACTGGCAAATTACTTTCCATCGACAATTCTTCAATATGTTGTAAACCAACCTCTAAATAAATTAGGTGTTGCTGAGAAATATGACATTAAGATTAATCTGAACGGTGGTGGGTACAAAGGTCAAGCAGAAGCTGCTCGTCTAGGTATTGCTCGTGCTCTAGTGAAGATCAATGCGGATGATAAACCTGCTCTAAGAGCTGAAGGGTTTATGACTCGTGATCCACGTGTTGTTGAACGTAAAAAACCAGGACAACCTAAAGCAAGAAAGAAATTTCAATTCTCAAAACGTTAA
- the rplM gene encoding 50S ribosomal protein L13: MDTLSYKTISANKATAKKEWVVIDASGQTLGRLASKVAMLLRGKYKPSFTPHIDCGDNVVIINADKVVLTGNKWTDRVYLRYTGYPGGQRETTPQVLMGKGADRLMHKVVKGMLPKNKLGAALLKNLYVYGGAEHKHDAQQPKVIDINTLK; this comes from the coding sequence GTGGATACTTTAAGTTATAAGACCATTTCTGCAAACAAAGCAACTGCTAAAAAAGAATGGGTTGTGATTGATGCATCAGGTCAAACTTTAGGCCGTTTGGCTTCAAAGGTGGCTATGCTTTTGAGAGGAAAGTACAAGCCAAGCTTTACTCCCCATATTGATTGTGGAGATAATGTTGTTATCATTAACGCTGATAAGGTAGTTCTTACAGGTAACAAATGGACTGATCGCGTATATTTGAGATATACAGGTTATCCAGGTGGACAACGTGAAACAACTCCTCAAGTTTTGATGGGTAAAGGTGCAGATCGTTTGATGCATAAAGTAGTTAAAGGTATGTTGCCTAAAAATAAATTAGGTGCAGCTTTATTGAAAAATCTTTATGTATACGGTGGAGCAGAGCACAAACATGATGCTCAACAGCCAAAAGTAATAGATATTAACACTCTTAAATAA